A single region of the Polyodon spathula isolate WHYD16114869_AA chromosome 12, ASM1765450v1, whole genome shotgun sequence genome encodes:
- the LOC121324399 gene encoding leucine-rich repeat transmembrane protein FLRT2-like — translation MELQNRLWNKDWAAFFKSWITILLGLHVQFYRAASCPEQCRCDKGFIYCNERSLTSVPHGIQEGYKTLYLHNNQINNAGFPVELHNIVSVETVFLYGNQLDEFPLNLPKNVRVLHLQENNIQTVSRAALAQLSKLQELHLDDNSISTVGVEEAAFREAISLKLLFLTKNHLSSVPIGLPLDLKELRLDENRIATIAKEAFMNVTQLERLILDGNLLTNEGIANGTFQHLVKLTELSMSRNSLTSPPSDFPGDFLVKLSLQDNQMSEIPVAAFSNLRHLQKLDISNNQLQLLTKGVFDGLTSLKQLTVRNNLWVCDCNIKWVIEWLKSLPASINVRGFMCQKPERVRGMVIRELNLNLITCSSSTTSSPPVTHPLTEPLSSTFANNPPSASTIMTPGTLDRTPTSPSSTLSPLPEGDNKERTNPPPRDPIQIIINFVNDTCIKVSWMSIFSVTAYKVTWVKMGQSLTGDIVQENVVSGKGKRLNLVNLKPKSTYRICIIPLDASNNYLPGDDTVCSEATTMPATFNSNNKATDPEHATQQDPSSPFLLAGLIGGAVIVVLVFLLSIFCWHMHKKGRSDSSKWKYNRGRRKDDYCEAGTKKDNSILEMTETSFQIVSLNNEQLLKGDFRIQPIYTPNGSIGFRDCHIANSITYSKGNVPDEECCHT, via the coding sequence ATGGAGTTACAGAATCGACTATGGAATAAAGACTGGgcagcattttttaaatcctgGATAACCATATTACTGGGCCTCCATGTACAGTTTTATAGGGCTGCTTCTTGTCCGGAGCAATGCCGCTGCGATAAAGGTTTCATTTACTGCAACGAGCGGAGCCTGACATCAGTGCCTCACGGAATACAGGAGGGTTACAAGACTCTCTACCTCCACAACAACCAAATCAACAATGCTGGATTCCCGGTTGAGCTGCACAATATTGTTTCTGTGGAAACAGTATTCCTATATGGTAACCAGTTGGATGAGTTTCCTTTAAACCTTCCCAAAAATGTGCGCGTGCTCCACCTACAGGAGAATAATATTCAAACTGTCTCCCGGGCAGCTCTAGCTCAGCTGTCTAAACTACAAGAGTTGCACTTGGATGATAACTCCATCTCTACTGTTGGAGTTGAGGAGGCTGCCTTCAGGGAAGCCATTAGCCTTAAACTCTTATTTTTGACAAAAAACCACTTAAGCAGTGTGCCAATTGGGCTACCACTGGACCTCAAAGAGCTCCGGCTTGATGAAAACCGAATTGCTACCATTGCTAAGGAAGCATTCATGAATGTCACACAACTTGAACGCTTAATTCTAGATGGGAATCTTCTGACTAATGAGGGGATTGCAAACGGGACCTTTCAGCATTTGGTAAAGCTGACAGAGCTCTCCATGTCTCGTAACTCACTAACCAGTCCTCCATCTGACTTCCCTGGAGACTTTTTAGTCAAACTCAGCTTGCAGGATAATCAAATGAGTGAGATACCTGTGGCAGCCTTTTCCAATCTGCGCCACCTACAGAAACTGGATATTTCAAACAACCAGCTGCAGTTGCTGACAAAGGGGGTCTTTGATGGACTTACAAGCTTGAAACAACTCACCGTTCGAAACAACTTGTGGGTCTGTGACTGCAACATTAAATGGGTGATTGAGTGGTTAAAATCTTTGCCGGCGTCTATAAATGTACGTGGGTTTATGTGTCAAAAGCCTGAAAGAGTACGAGGCATGGTAATCAGAGAGCTTAACCTGAATCTCATCACTTGCTCCAGCTCTACAACCTCGTCTCCACCAGTTACTCATCCACTCACAGAGCCTTTGTCTTCAACTTTTGCTAACAACCCTCCATCTGCATCTACTATTATGACTCCAGGCACTTTAGATAGAACCCCAACTTCACCTTCATCTACATTGTCCCCTCTGCCTGAAGGAGACAATAAAGAGAGGACTAACCCTCCTCCACGGGATCCAATCCAAAtcattattaattttgtaaatgacACGTGCATTAAAGTTAGCTGGATGTCCATCTTTTCAGTCACAGCATACAAGGTCACTTGGGTTAAAATGGGTCAAAGCTTGACAGGAGATATTGTGCAGGAGAATGTGGTCAGTGGGAAAGGGAAGAGGCTAAACCTTGTAAACTTGAAGCCAAAATCCACTTATCGCATTTGCATAATCCCTCTAGACGCTTCTAACAACTACCTTCCTGGAGATGATACAGTATGCTCTGAGGCTACCACTATGCCTGCTACTTTTAACTCTAACAATAAGGCCACTGACCCTGAGCATGCCACGCAGCAGGACCCAAGCTCTCCTTTTCTCCTAGCAGGATTGATAGGGGGAGCTGTGAttgttgtccttgttttcttGCTGAGCATATTTTGCTGGCATATGCATAAAAAAGGACGATCTGATTCTTCCAAGTGGAAATACAACAGAGGACGAAGAAAAGATGACTACTGCGAAGCAGGTACTAAAAAGGATAATTCTATCCTTGAAATGACTGAAACAAGCTTTCAGATAGTCTCTTTAAATAACGAACAGCTCCTTAAAGGAGATTTCAGAATACAGCCCATATATACCCCAAATGGGAGCATTGGCTTCAGAGACTGCCACATAGCAAATAGTATCACATATTCCAAGGGCAATGTTCCAGATGAGGAATGCTGCCACACATGA